GGCATAAATCGTTTTCACCAGCGCATCCGGTATAACAGAAACACTGTCAATACCTTTTTCTACCAGGAATTGCGCAAAGTCAGGATGATCAGATGGGCCCTGACCACAGATGCCTACTTGTACATTCGAAGCTTTTGCCATATCAATGAGATGGGTGATCATCATCTTCACGGCTTCGTTTCTTTCGTCGTATAAGTCGGCCACCAAAGAAGAATCCCTGTCCAGTCCTAAGGTCAATTG
The Arachidicoccus soli DNA segment above includes these coding regions:
- a CDS encoding putative PEP-binding protein, with protein sequence MTAEIPSNIILAKEFAKNIDGFSIGSNDLTQLTLGLDRDSSLVADLYDERNEAVKMMITHLIDMAKASNVQVGICGQGPSDHPDFAQFLVEKGIDSVSVIPDALVKTIYAIHACEQNV